DNA from Eucalyptus grandis isolate ANBG69807.140 chromosome 5, ASM1654582v1, whole genome shotgun sequence:
CCAATTTCTAGCAACTTCTTCAGTGCACTCGCCGAATCAGGCAACAGAACTTCCGACCATGTCGGAAACCCCAACCTCTCTAAGCACTCTCGGCTCAGCGACTCTGTCACCACCGGGCCAGAGGACGTCGCCACCACCGACTCGACCAGCTCAGGCTGCAACTCGGCCAACCTGAACGCCACCACCGCGCCGTAGCTGAACCCGACCACTGTGCACTGTTGCACTCCCAGCTTTGCCAGCCCCTTTGCCAGGCACTCCGCCTGGAATCCCACAGTCCGGCGGCCGTCGCCGGTAGAGGAACCGCCGAAGAAGAGGAGGTCCGGCACGTAGACCGCATAGTCCTCGCAAGAGCGAGGACTTGAACTGCCACGTCAGGATGCCGTCGCCCACGAAGCCGTGGAGGAAGACGACGGCAGGTTTTTTACCGTTGTTGGCATTCTTCTTGGATCGGGTCGGAGCCCAGATGTTCATGACAGTCCCCGGTTCGACCTCGATCTTTTGAGGTCTCACGCCGGCGAGCTTCATGGTCGCTCGCAACAAGGGTTTGTAAATCTTGAAAGTGTTCACcattctctcactctctctctcagcctGATTATGCACGGCGCCGTCCATCTTCGCCATGTACGTCCAGTGGTCATATATTTGTTGGGATATGTGAAGCCGACGGTGCAGTCTGACCCCACCCCACATCCctattatctttttatttttcttttgtgctaCGTATCATTGGGGGTTGTCTAGTCCCATTCCCACCGTTGGAGctctcccctcctctctccCGTCTCTCTCCCCCCTTCAATGCCGTCTCTGCAGCCGCAACTTTCGGGTTTATACTTTTCCAATTTCCCCATCCGCAGTGAGTGGTGGCAAAGAGCATTAGAAGCTCGTTGGTACTTCGATGTTAGTAGATGCCCTTTCTTTACTGTCCCTCTTCCCAAGGCCTTGTGGTTTAGCAGTCCAGTccaaagagagaagaggaaagcACAAACTTAGCTTCTCTGAAATGACCCAAATTTTCGGATCTTCTCTATCTCCACATCAAAATGAAGGCTCTCCTCATGAATAGTCATGTGGCCAAGCTCGTCCTTGAACTTGATCAGCACGTTGGACGGAAATGTTAAGaaccaaaaggataaagaagcTTTGAAGTATTCGAGGAGAATATAATATTCAAAATGCCTTGCGAAGGCTTAATATGGAGTACACATCACACTCTTACAAACTTAACTATACAAGCTTTGCTAAACTTAACACtttctttctctgttttctctctatGCGCCTAAagctctctcactctctctaaaACCAAAATAACAAACGTAGGTACATATAACTATAAACATCTCCATTATCGGACTCCACCGTCTTTGACTTCAAAATACAACAAGTAAAGTTGAACTTTTTCCTCTTGGTTGCCGTCTCCAGCGTGAATGGGAGTTGCCAAAATTTTATCCAAGGCCAAGTCCAACTTCACCATGCTAACTGACTTCAGTTTGTCAATAAGACGGCTCATGTCTTAAATGTTGGGCCCACCACTTATCTTCATCCAagttattttctcctttttcatcAGAGTTGAAGTCAGTTAAGAGTGGAACTCCAACACAGTCCAATTCTTCCACTTAAACGCCTATGCCATGTACAATGACAGTCCaagtaaaattttctttgatctaaatcaattttactaCTTCGAACAAGGAAGACCTTGAACTGGCTTGACTAGCTTTCGGATGCTCAGCATAAAGGACAACCCCATCTCTAGCAATGTCCCTAACCTTGAGTCCCTCGGCCCGAATGGCAATGTCTCGCTCCAAGATCTTCAGCGAGATTTTGGATAGTTAATAACcccatgaatttctttttcttcaatatcaatagatttgtttctttaattactacaaacatgtaaaataaatggTTTTCTACAACAAATTTGTGGTCCGATTGCTTGATATACACCTAACAAAATGATTGGGCAAATTGTATCATTACTTGTAAAGTAATGGTGCCATTCTCCAAGGGAGGTCCTTTAAGACTTGTTTGGTAACTGTTCTGTCTGCTTGAAATAGTTTTTTCGCATTCTATTTCATGGACAAGTTTTTGAGTATTGGAACGCGTTTAGAAGCTGTACAAAATTATTAttcatgaaatagaaaaagaataggaatatATTTGATACGAGTTAAATTTTTTCGTGACTAAgaatttcttttagttttttaaaataattttatgagttcttttactcttttctttttttcttctcttcttcttccttctctagttGGCAACCTTGACCCTCACTCAACGATGACGAGGTGGCTTGTCGAGGTCGAGCCCcacccagccaaggcaaggccgacctcaccGAGTGTTGGCGAGGCTCTGGTAAGGTTGCTAGACCTTGTCATTGGAGATCGCCAACCATTGCCAAGCCTAGCGACCagttagaggaggaagaagaagagaataaaagaaaagagaaaaaaacaaaaagaagaaactagctttattctagaattgttctagAGAGAAAGtaattttgttctatttttttttttattccgttccaaatctattcttgaggacaaagtttagagtaaatatattatagtgagtataatttagaatttttataatttagaatttttatatcataaaaaaaattaagataaatgTATCATATTTAACATAATCTTGAGTATTTTTTATGACTttccatttatatatatatatatatatatatatatattttttttttgtataaattgTGAGTTCTCTAGTGTGAAAAGAAGATAGGGACTAACATCAGATTAGAAAGAAAAGTACTTGACATCCGCTTTTTTGTGGAGTTGATTAAGCAAAATGATGGATGCCTAAGTTGAAATAACAGAACAATAATGGCATGTTTGATAACTAGCcaatttttggttatttttgttcttttcttccttggaacaaaaagaaaatagaaaatcgtTTAGTATTGTTAGCCTTTTCTTCTCTCGGCGAttcaattggactaatttagtcataatcaTTTTCACATGAGTACAAAATCTGTCTAGTTAGCCAATTAGGCTAAAATTGTTAACATAAATACCGATTATTCTACATGATACATTCAACATTGATATgaatatttaaatgatatttttgaattttattctatttttaaatattttttctaattattttattttattttttcatttcccTTTTCGTTTTACTAGTGTTGAGGCTAGTCAACGATCACAGGCCATGACCGATGAGGTTTGGCCTCGCATGGGCAAGGAGAGCACCGAAGAGGTCCCCCTCCCTGGATTTGGCAAGGCCAACTCTCACTTAGGCTAGGACGGCCTCGCCAGTCAACCTCACCGTGCCTCATAAAGCTAGATATAGCGACAGCGACAGCGAGCTCAGAAGCGGCAACTTCGGTCCAAGCCAATGCTCGCACTCACAATGTTTGAAGGAGCCGATGAACTAAGCGAGTTTGTCACCGGTTTTGATGAGTGGCGACGCTGGACCATAGGAACTACAAAGGAAATCCAAAAGCAAAGGAGGGGACGAGAGGTGTCAAATTTTGATGGACGACGAGGTGCTGTCGTCGGAAACCCCAACCTCTCTAAGCACTCTCGGCTCAGCGACTCCGTCAGCACCGGGCCAGAGCACGTCGCCACCACCGACTCTACCTGCTCAGGCCGCAACTCGGCCAACCTGAACGCCACCACCGCGCCGTAGCTGAACCCGACCACTGTGCACTGCTGCACTCCCAGCTTTGCCAGCCCCCTTGCCAGGCACTCCGCCTGGAATCCCACAGTCCGGCGGCCGTTGCCGGTGGAGGAACCACCGAAGAAGAGGAGGTCCGGTGCGTAGACTGCATAGTCCCTCGCAAGGGCGAGGACTTGGAGCTGCCACGTCAGGATGCCGTCGCCAACGAAGCCGTGGGGAAGACGACGGCAGGTTTTTACCGTTGTTGGCATTCTTCTTGGATCGGGTCGGAGCCCAGATGTTCATGACAGTCCCTGATTCGACCTCGATCTTTTCAGGTCTCAATCCGGCGAGCCTCATGGTCGCTCGCAACAAGGGCTTGTAAATCTTGACAGGGttcaccattctctctctctctctcagcttgaTCAGGCACAGAGTCGTCCATCCCGAGAAAATGTACGTCTTCGCCATAATTTATTGGGGGGAAATGATAAGCTGACGGTGGAGTCTGACCCCgcattttcccttttatctttatctcttttttttttgtgctagaTATCATTGAGTGTTGCCTTTCCCACCACTCCAGGGCTTGGGTAGAGTAGGGGCTTCCGGAGGGTAGCGAGGACCAGGGGACGACATGGTCGCAGTTGCAGCCATTTCAATACGGACTGCCAGATAGTTTTTACAAGGACACAGCAAAAATATGAGCAAGCAATATTTTTAATGCAGAAGGTTCGTACAATAAATCACGCACATACCcagaaaaacaaagcaaagatTAGGCAGCAGAAAGAAGCAAGCGGTGCCATTCAACATGCGGGCATCCTATAAATGATTAGACCATTAGCAGGCACATACATACAATCCGTTAAAGGGGGGGAGAAAAAACCAATCTTGATGCCTCAGATTCAATGCTCAAGCTTCACAAATCGCCGCGCAATCGACCGTAGACGCATTAACGCCGCCAAATCGATCATCCCAAATCAAGGGAAACCCCATCCCGACGACAATTGGCGGCGGCTGCAAACGACGCGAGCGCTCCGACAAAACCCGAGATCCAAAATCCAACCCCTTTCCCCACCCCACCCAGAACTCCCCGCGAGGGCTACAACGGCGAAATCGAAACCTAGCACCGACCGGAGAAATCCCTAGGCGACCCAATGATGCCGGTTTATACTTTTTCAATTTCCCTTCTGCAACCGTAAGTGAGTGGTGGGAAAGAGCATTAGAAGCTCGGTGCTACTTTTTCAATTCCTCCCCTTTTCACGCCTTGTGGTTTAGCAATCCTGtccaaagagagaagaagaaagcacaAATTTAAAGCGCATTTAGTAACGCTATTATTCATGACTTGAGGAATTGGCACCGTAGAACCGTTTGCATATATTTTTTACTAAGTCCttatgtcaaagacaacacaTATATTtattgagcaagctaggtgtctttgatatatatataagctgCCAGCTTGTGAAGGAGTGTTGGAGAAAGGGTTTGAATTGATCTCTTGATTGATTCCCAAGTCAGATTCCAATTTCGTGATTACTATAGTAAATCgtagatttggaatatttttAGGGATATGATAttgtatatatttcttttgatttcatttCTTGTACTATAAAATACAGACGCATGCTTGTATAGTGAAAGTAACAAGAAATACAGACAAGTCTTTTCTCCACTTTTCCACATTTCCTTTCCACGGTTCCCAGTTCGATCTCGATCTTTTGAGGTCTCATGCCAGCGACCTTCATTGCCGCTCGCAACAAGGGCCGGTAGAGCTTGATTGTGttcaccattctctctctctctcaagttgcCACCATGCTTAAATTCAGTGACATGGGAATCTAGTTCttcaatccatttttttttttaatcatgggGATGAGTTGTCCTACGTAAGCCCCACGTTACTTCACGACTACTCGTCATCCATCAATTTATTTCTGTAcgtctttttctttgctttattttaaGTCCAAGTCAAATTCCCCAGTACCGAAAGAAAACCTCCTCGTGCATTTCTTGCTGTATAGTGACATCTCTCTGTTGTTGGTATGTCACAGCTCCGAATGGAAATTCATTGCTTCAATTATTTCTCTGTGATTTGTGTCAGATGGCCATTCAAATCACTGAACGTTAATAATTAGTTGATTTTTTCTCCTCTGGCCATTATTGGACTCGTAGATACCACCCAAAGCATTTAAACTGCCTCGACGACTTACTCGACTTCCGTATAGTATAGCACGCATaattctgtttattttttaaaaatgaataatttataaaatatttttaaaaaataattacttatatatcttaaaataattaatcaatcaacaataatttaaatcaaaatattttcatttgttcatttttttttatgatgatccGAGAACTCCCGCACAGCTAGTTGACGGAATAAACCAGGGTAAACCGGGGCCGCCACCATAAACCCAGCCATAGGTGAGTCGCGCAAGGGAGACGTggggtttcgaacccctcccTCCTTGGTGGGGGAGAAAGTTCAAATCATCGTGGCTATTGCGGGTAGTggtttcattcatttatttttataagcaatatgagcaatattttttagaaaaatattttgatttaattatttgactttGTCCAATATTTCAGATATAAATCTTTATTTAATTCCTTTGTTGAGAGTTATTTATCTAAAAGGATTCTTATTAGTGTTTGCTTACAAATATAGACCGACAAGGATCTTGTAACCTTTATTCTGAATTGGTATTGAGATAAATGATTCATCATCAAGATTCGGCAGAATTTCCCCTTTCCTCTGTCCTTTCTCTAATTCTCTATCCTCTCTtgctttctcatttttcttctctatttacGATCCTTAACCATGGTTTACtaccatttttctttctacCTTAGATTGGTGTCAAAGCTAGATTTGTTCTCCATAAATATTTATGATAACATATATTCCCAAGTAATTGTGTTTAGTTTCTTAAACCACAGtcaaaaaattttcttatttattgtaTAACAAGTAAAAGCGAAATAATCCTCGTTGGATTTAGGATTTTAGGAGAAAAATCATGGCAACTTTAGAATGATCGTGCACCATTTACTCATTTCGAGTCACTGATCTAGATGAGCCCATCGCAGATGAGAAAATTACCACCAACATGTCGGGAAGATATTAGTCAATCCAACACAAGGTCTATACACTATATGAATCATCAAATGCAAAATGAGGCATGGACTGACAATTTACTAATTACTTGAGCATGTGAGTATTTGGATGTCTTGCACATGCTCATGCAAGAAATGGGATAAAAAGACATAAGAAGTGCTAAAAGTTGTatatggcgctcactttgatgtcaatttttttaatcatttaaatgctactaaaaaaaatgattacctAAATGCCAACTCCGATTTAGATCGTTGAAAATCGGCAAAAGATCTCTTCAAGTGCTACAACTTGGcataaagggacacttaagtgtcataatttacgaaaagtatacttaagtgtcacattttaagaaaagtgggacacctaaGTGCCACTTTTGACGAAGTCAGCTGGAAATCATACATGGCAAttcaatattaatatttcttgccGAGGTGGCTCGCCGAAGAGCTAACTCAActctaattcacccaaaacgacgtcgtttaggcataatttgaattttaatataatataaaaactaattaaatgaaatttaaaataaaataataatataatttatattaattaaaaataattaaaaaaaaacggagGAGAAGTAGGAATGCGGCCCGGCCGAGGGtcgagccctcaccgccgcctCGCGTCCTCGCCCTTGTCAAAAGGTGGGGAGGGTCGAGTCGGGGCCGCCAAGCCTAGCTTAGGCCGATGGCCCCGCCGACCCGGTGGCGAGGGTCGTGgctcgctagatccggcaacGGTTGTTGGCCGGGCGAGGGGGCGACCCTCACCACTAGTCGGCTAGGGCCGCAACCCCGGCGGGGCTTGGCGGCCCCGCCCCGCCGCGGTtgcctcctcttctcctccttcccctcACTAGATCGGGCGAAGGTCGACCTCAAGAAAGTGACCCTTGGCTTGGTCGGGGTTGCCAACCCTGGCTAGAGCCCGGTGACCCTGACCCTCCTCCGTTGCCGGCCCTTGCtagcggcggcggggaggctaAGGACGCAtccctttttttagtttttttttaaataattttttaaatatttatatttaaatgttttaaataaaatttaattttaaatttaatttattaatttttatattaatttttaccatgtcaacatcaaaatgatatcgttttttttttgttaagatcaaaatgatatcgttttgcacttgcttcgcCTAAAAAATTGACACATCAAGTGtttagccggattttggccggatttgcactcaagtgatccattttgctccaattttagcacttaagtgtacctttcgtaagttatggcacttaagtgtctcttttCGCCAAGTTATGGCATTCGTGGGTCCGCGTCTCGTTGAAAATCTGATGTGCTaattttcattacttttttGACCCACATGACTCGCCGACATGCTCAATCAGCATTGATGTCCCAAATGGCGTCGTTTGCATGTTTCGCCAAATATATACCCTAATTTCATCAGTCCTTTTACGATGGAGGTGGGAATGAGATGCATTAGCATCGGGCGCATCATTGCAGTGGTTTCCCTGGGGTGATTGTCGCCATGCCTCGACCTGCTTCTATCTTTGTTGTGACTACTGTTGCTTGAGCCATTGCTTTCGGAGATGGTGGATGGTCACAAAGTTTGGGAGAAAAAATGGGTTGTCCGACTTTAGATCCTCCACAGAagctgtgagagagagagaatcattcCACCCCGATCTTCTTCATATTGAagaagaatgtgaagaaagtgcaAATTGCAAGggtacgagagagagagaaagtgagcgAGCGACGAGTCAACATAAAAGCCGGCGTGGGAGGATTGAGCAAGCCGGAAGCATTTCAAGCTTCTTGGCCTAAAAACAAATAGAACAGAGGCGCTTTCCCGTTGACATTAAAGCAAATGGACGGATTGAAACGATGCAAGATGTTTGGTTCGACCCAGCAGAGCACTTGCGATGGGTGCTGAACGTCGAGACTCcctcaaggacgtgagactaaATTCGACCCAAGAGATGTATGGAAACGCTGTGGATTGTCAAGGTCGAGACGTACCTCATGAGAACAAACCGCGATGAGCCAAAATCCTTTCTCAAGTTTACTCAAGCACCTCCACGATTTCACACCAGCTCATTCATGAGCATTAAATTATTGTTATTCTTTCCCTCAAGTCTTGCCAATCTTGCCTCTTGCCTGCCTTATTTTAGGGGTAAAAATATCCCATTGACTTCTCCTCTTGGCTGGCCAAGATCTATTTCACGATTATACTTCCTTGAATCTccaaaattttctcattatagatttcaaataaaatttcttaaGTTGACACCGAAGAGAAACATGGTAGAACAAGCTGCTCCTCTATTGCTTCGAGATGACAAATGGCGAAGGTCGAAGTGGCTCTGCAGCGGCTCGAAAATGGGGAGGAAAGCCATCGTTGGTGGTTGATGCCGGTGAATGAGCTTCAGGCAAACTATAAACTCTTTCAAGCCTTTTTCGCTGGAAAACAGAGCAAAAATGAGATGAGTCAcaaaaggagatgaagaaggtTTCGGAGTCGTAGGAAAAGAAGGCATAGAGGAAAATTGTATCACTCTATTGATAGTAATCTTTGTACAAGAGtgtgtatttaattacaaagaaagaatcaataaaaggaaaataagtatTCTCCTATATTCTCCTATCttttaatcctaaaataaaatgACTCCCTATCAATTTACAATTGATACAATCCActaaatcatatcttccaacactcccctcaAGCcggtggcttgtatatgtccaagacgcctagcttgtttagaagatatgtatgttGTCTTTGATAAATAGGTTTAGTGAATATGTCCGTGGGTTGCTTCGAGGTTTTGATCCCTCTTGTCTCGATAactccttcttgaatcttttctCAAGTAAAGTGACAATTGACCTCTCGTATGCTTTGTCCTCTCATGTAGTACAAGATTTGCTACAAGTTTGAGTGCtgaatcattgtcacaaaagagTAAAGTCGGTCCTTTAACTTGTGCCCCGAGATCTAGAAGTAAACCCCTTAACCAAACTATTTCACAAAAAGTCTTGGCCATAGATCAATATTTGACTTTAGCTAAAGATAAGGACACAGTAgactgcttctttgtcttccatgaaagtaatgattccccaaatttgataCGAAGCGGTGATAGATCTCCTGCTCATAGGGCAAGTGACATAATCCGCATCGCAATAGGccgtcatttccatgttgcatttcCGAGAAAGAAGTATCCCTAAGCCTCGGACATGTCTTCAAGTATCTCACAATCTTCAAGGCTACATTCATGTGAGACTGTTTTTGGACTCAgtgcatgaattgactaagagtTTGTACCGCATAGCATATATTTGGTCTGGTCATGGGGAGATATATAAGTTTCCTTACGAGTCTCGATATCCTGATGAATCTTTTAATAACGGATCATCATCATCGAAGAAGATATGCCAACATCATAGTCGAGAGAAGTCAGCTTGGCATTTTGCTCGATAGGAATAATCACTGGTTTGCAGCCCGACGCCCCGCTTCGATATAATCTCCATTACGAATTTCCGCTAGCTTAGTGAGATTCCTTGATCTAAACAagctatctcaattccaagaaaatacttaggcGAGGCCtaaatctttgatatgaaaGGTGGAATGTAGATACTCTTTAAGTTTCTTCACAATagaat
Protein-coding regions in this window:
- the LOC104455479 gene encoding uncharacterized protein LOC104455479: MPTTVKTCRRLPHGFVGDGILTWQLQVLALARDYAVYAPDLLFFGGSSTGNGRRTVGFQAECLARGLAKLGVQQCTVVGFSYGAVVAFRLAELRPEQVESVVATCSGPVLTESLSRECLERLGFPTTAPRRPSKFDTSRPLLCFWISFVVPMVQRRHSSKPVTNSLSSSAPSNIVSASIGLDRSCRF